Within the Pygocentrus nattereri isolate fPygNat1 chromosome 28, fPygNat1.pri, whole genome shotgun sequence genome, the region CTTCTGAGGTAAAattgttagatttttttcaatAACAAATAAGCCCCAAAATGTAGTTTCTAAAATGTAAGTGACTTCAGAAAATAAACCCAATCATTTGAGCATGGATGTATGCAGAGCATAAGACCCTCCTCCTTTCCCACCCACTTCACACTGATGGCATTAAGCCAGATGTAGGTTTCGGAGTTTGACTGTAATTTCTATGAAATGCATTAAATGAGAGCCCTGCGGAAGTGACAGAGGGGTGTATCAACCAATTTGAACTtttactacatttttaaaattttctattaactaaaaaatatttattaattgttaCACCATTACAGTCTAGTATCATTACTtatgtttaaaacaataatCCCAGCCTTACACCAAATAACTTTTCAAACGATTTCACTGTCGCAGACAAATTTCCATTGTTGAAATAAAGTCATGAGTCTTGCTGGAGTCATCTTGCTCGTTTGGTGTAAGGATGGCTCTCTCAAGTCAGATTTTTAATCATCTTGACGTGCCATTAAATCATCCTTGTTTAATATTATCTTAAGTTTTTAGCCTTGGCTCACACTATTAGCAATCTGGACATCGTCAGCAACCAAGCAAGCTGAGTTGTTGCCTGGCCTGAGCTTGCCTCCGATATATTTTTAACTAGCCCTGGACCTTATAATTCTCTTCATCTATGATTACATTCAAGGTCGTATTCAAGTGACTGAAGCGCAGGGGGAggcggagagggagagagagatctgtTGGACTGTGCAAACGGAGGAGAAACTTGTAGAGTTGTGGACTGAGCAAGAGTGTCTCTTTGACATGTCTACACATTTGTACCATGATAGAGTGGAGAAGGAAATCAGTGGACAGAaaatttggtctttttttttggctgatttTTCAGAACAAACCGCTGCACACATAAGGGCAAGTGGCCAAAAGCTGCTTCGTCTTCTTCATTCTTATTCAGtttctccatccatccaatttcttagccgcttctccatcagggttgtgggggggtgctggagcctatcccagcggtcttcgggcggaaggcaggacacaccctggacaggtcgccagtccatcgcagggcagtttCTCTTCTTGTAAATTTCCACCAGGAGCATGGTGGGAAATAATCTCTCATTGAATCTAGTTGGAGTCTTACAAACAGCCTGTGACTAAAAACAAATGTCTTTTCAAAGTCTGTTTAAAGTCAGCAGTTGTTTTGATAGTAATTCAGGTCAGTTGTTGAAAGAATACTTTTTGTTTCAGTTACTGTCGCTAAGCTTTTGTCGTAGCCACATTAAATGAGTTTCTGAAATGCAGCAGTGGAACACACTGATCCTGCGGCAGTCCTGGCATGCTATGGGAACTAGTGACAGCTGGTTGCTGTGAAATGCATTATACAGTGAGAGCGCAGATTGACAATCTACACTTGTTGCTGTATTACTAAAAtcttattcatttttgtttgcCTGACATTCACACTTTTCAGTAGACTTCACGGTAAGTACATTATAAAGCTGATTTTAATTGGATTGGTGACATTTTTTGAACCTTACAAGAGCAAAAGACTGcaagaaataagaaataatcAAATCACAGTGTTTTTGACtgattttgatttgaaatgcaaACTGTGCTTTTGTCTCAGGCACTCTGGGGATTGCAGTGACCTACTGTTGTCATGGAGAAGAAGAGAACAAGATGATGGCCATTTCTCAGAAGTGCAGCCTGCATCTCAATCAATTACCAGGTAACTAGTCTGCTGGTGTATGTCTTTTATTGTATCTACTTGCAGCAATGATTGTGTTGATGTTATGAAAGTGGAAACCATGTGcacatttaaataaagtaaattcagttagtaaataaaaaatactgaaatcaaCATTCACGATGCACTAAACCAAATACAGAAACCAGTACTGGAAAAAGGTGACAAacagtttacataaaataaaattactaaaatgatttcaaaatgtgccatgaAATCAAAGGTTCTGAGCAACTGAAAATGGTTGGTTATTCATGGCAATAATTTTTGGTTTGATTattgttctgctgtgttttatGCTTTTGTGAATTCTGCATGATATCAAAAGTGAGGCAACAGATGGCACTGGTGTGCTAGCTTAGGCTTAATCTTTCTCCTTGTGGTGTTTTGCTGCGTTTCACACATGGAGAGGGATGACGTGTTTTCAAGCGCTGTCAAACCTGTAGTGGAGAAGTCCTGTGATGTAGTATCCTGTCTTGATGCTTTGCATAAACAGTGATTACAAATCATTTGTGTCTCTTATAGAAACTGTACAGTTTGACACAACTAACATTTTCACTGGTGAAATCAGTTTGAACATGCCTGCATCCATAAGTCGGATGCATCTCCCCCCCAAGTGGgctgcattttatttgatttccatcTCCTTGTGTCTTGTCCATTTTACTCAGATCCGATCCCTGCTGGTCTCATGGAGGAGCAGTGTGACTGGGACATCACTGTCCAGCCTCCCTCAAAATCTGACCTTTCTTTTTCCTGTGAGCCCAAAGTGGACAGAAAGAAACGAGTCACATCTGAACCAGCAGCCGTCAAAACTTCCAAAAAGGCTCAGCACACACTCTCCACTAAAGACCAGTCTGAGCATCACAGTCCAGCTAACACCCAACCACCtagtagtgaccgaaagaagaGCAAAAAGTCTGCTGTGGGTGCTGAAGTTTTAGCGGCTTCACCCAAAGCAGGAGCCCCTGACCCAAACGCGGCGGCTTCGTCAGATCTCACCAGGGAGGAAATGCAAGATGCTCTGCCCAAAATTCCTCCCCTTCCATCTTTTAAGCCCCCAGCACAGAGACCCATGTCCTTTTCTGAAGCCGTGGCTGACTTTGAGAACTTTATGACGAATGGCCCTGGTAGGTCTGTTGAAATTATAAGACTGTATGGACGTCGTGATGAGGGAACCATGACAGTTAATGGTCAGTATAAAAATCATGTTGCTGAAGCTGAGCCATATCCTCAAGATGAAAAGGATGGCTTACTGGACGGAAGCACTCGTCCATCTCAGAGGCCTGTGGGTTCACCCTCTCAGCCTGTGCCTTCTAGTTCGACATCTGAccgctcttcttcttcttcagagAGTGAGTCAGAGATGGAAACTGAACAGAAAACAGATGCTTCAGTGTCCAGCTCACTGTCCAGTGCACCACAGAAGCAGAACAGCTACAGGCAACCACAGCTACACAGTGGACCAAAGCACATCACGGAACCATCCCCTTCTATAGCCAGTGCAGCAAAACAGCCTGTCAAATCTAGGCCAAATCCAGCCAAGCCTCAAATCAAGACTCATCATCCTCACTATCAGTCTCAAGCTCTTCATCACCAGCGTCCAAAATTTGAGGCTGAGAAAAAAAGGGCTGGAAAGGCAGCCAAGCCGGGTGTGGCCAGGTACAAGAAGGACaaaggaagagaggaggaagaggaggaatactctgagggagaggaggaagaCGAACAGGACTATTGGAGAGCATATTACAGAGCATGGGAGGAGTATTACAGCCCAGCCTATTACTACCACTCACCATATAACTGGCTGGCAGCGTATCGCATGAATACAGTCTACATGATGGAAATGATGAAGCGCTGAATTTAAACAGCAAAAAGACTGCACTGAAGTCGTCTAAGGGGACATGAAAATTAGCAgttaaagaaatagtttggcaaaaaaatccaTCATTTACTACAGACAGTAGTAAGACAAAGTCCTAATTTCACTTTTTTAGattagtgctggagctacaaggctaatgttgctaacaaacacgaAGTCAATTGTCACCCAAAACGTCTCCAAAATAAATCACCAAAACTTTTCTTGGCTCTATCCAGCTCTTCTTTGAGGTTGTGCAGGCTTGTCTgagtggtttaggacacagtaagacttactgtacattataaaaatgaacaaaacctgAACACTGGGTCAGCCGTTTAAAACAACGGGTATTCACAGAGTAGAAGCACTGCTATAGAATCAGTTTTTATGAACATGACGATCATAAATACTCGATACACAGACCGTCCTCTGAATGGGGACTGCGTTATGTATACCAGTATGGGTGCTGTCTGACATGGTGGCCATAGCAGAGAGCATCTTTCTTAGTCATACTTCTTTGAATCTGATTAGGTTTGGTGCATGTCTGCCAAGCCAAATATCAAAGATGCTTAACATAAGATTGATCTCagtgcacttaataatccgataactacACAGTCAGATTTTGTAAGTAGTATGGTCAGCATGTTCATATGCACTTGAGTAAGCAGATAATGAgagaactctgggtctacatgcgtcagacagtaatcagatttctgctttgcaaccagtcaataaattattattttttttggtaaCATTGCGCCACTTTTATCAGAGAATATGaacatattcttcatcttctagatgttGTATTTAAATTAGTAATTTCTTTGAGAATGTAGTAGGTTACAGCATCGCTCCAAAAGGGTTTTGCAGTCATCTCACAGCTaaactgcttgcttatttctggtacagcagtctgttttgcacatgcgcagactgagaaatccaaaagaaatcggAGTAAGAGTTTACcttcactgagaaatctgattactgagctaaagtccagctctctttatcagttTTCTCAATccgatttctagaccttagaaatgattttattattattctaatgGTCATGTTAAAAGCATACtcagatttcttagatcagagtatactgtttacatgaccattagaataatcagataactgcagaaatcagatgattggattattgggtgcatgtaaacactcatTTGTTTCTATAAAGACCAGTGTTAGAACAGTGGGTGTATCTGTGAGGTACCGTTGTAAGCAAAGctgatgttttattgattttctaagtgacagtaagttaacacatcctctacaaggaacaaacttaaatgtggaatttttctgcaaattatcgtgcacaatttctgtgtatttgttgagtttaacgtgctggaaaaaaaacaaatataaaatgtgccataacatttgcataGGCTACCTTTTGTTCCTTCTTTTGTTTgcaaaatatgttaaactctgcagatacgcagtaattgtacattaaaatgtgccgaggtgtgttccctgtagaggatgtgttcacatactttcacttataaaatcacCAAAACGAGCAATTTGACCAGCAGTGCCAAAAGACCATGTTACCCATTTGTCTGATATATAATGATAACGAGGAGAACAATGTAACATGTCATTCCAGAAGCAGCCAAGAGTCCATCACAGAGTAAACATGCATATAATGCACATGTTGGTGAAATGCTCTGTAGTTGTTGTTCTTACACCTCCTCATTTATTGCTCAAACTGGTAATTCTGTTTAAAGCACTTCAGTGTTTTATCGACTATGTTGGACTGTTATTTCATGGgtcattaaaaattaatgatcACTTTAAAAAGTCAATTTATATAGTTGCCTAATAATCAAGATTTTCCGCTGTTACTTTTGTTAATGACTAATCATAATTGCATTACAGCAGTTGACATTTCTTGAGTAATGAGTAGCCGAGTGAACTTTTAAATGGACTATTTGAACACCATTGTTCAGGAGGGTTTCATGTAGGTTGTTTAAATACATCTAAATGTCCTGAAAGGCAATCAGTCTCCGCTGCACCCACCACATTTAGATTTCCCCTAATAACGGTCAGCTTGATGAAGTGTTGCTGCACTGATTACCTGTAATCAGGCTGAGGTGTACCAATCAGTCAATGACCTCCCTTCTCACCTCTCACTTTCTGGCAATTAGAGCAAGTGAAAATTATAACTCTGCTCGACTGCAGTGCCCTTTCTGGTAAGAGATATTCCAgcgtgtttttgttttctcaagacgttttttaaacacaatgttTCTGGATGGAATATTCATGGGGTGTGaaagggtgtgggtgtgtgtggtgggaGGGGGAGACATTTCATTTTACCCCTATAGATGATCAGCAGACACTTCGGTTGCTGTCAGACTGTCTGGTGGTTTATTATGTTGATGGACAGTGTTAAGGTTAAgttcagggttaggtttaataGAATATATCTTTCAACATGAAGTTTGGTTGCATGTGATATGTAGTTTTGTGTTATTTAAAGACAAGCTGAGCATCTACAGTGGGCTCTCCAAGTGGagggtgtttttatttatgtatttatttcattcaaatgcAAACTCCATTcggtttaaagtttaaaatagtCCCATGCAGTTCAGCGTCACTGCCTTTATGCAAATTATAAGACTGTTTTTATACACTGACCAAAGATTTTGGTGTGATAGCATTTTGGCTGTATGTCAGCCTCAGTTACCGGTGTTCCTTCCCCTCACAGACTGTACAGAAAAATATTCCTATTCAAACGAGCTCAGAGCAGTAAAGTAGTCCCAGGTGAGTTTATTGGTTTTTACCTGAAGATGAAGGTATTACATCCACTGGAGAGAATACTGCATCACTGCATTCATGGTTTGAGTTAATATAAACTGTTTATAAACAGAACCTAAAGACCTACCCTCATGCTTAACAGCTGACAAGGTATTCTTTccatcaaatgctgctcttttttcctccaaacataCATTTGGTGATAGTAGCCAACTAGTTTTGTATTTCAAAATATCTCTGGCTTATCTAGATGTTTTGCACACTTCAGACATTGGCTTTAGTGATGAGGATGCAGGTAAGATGGCTCTACTTTTCCATAGTGACATACGGAATACATTGTTTTCACATTGCTTGACCTCTTTAAGGAAAttaaagtgaaatgaaaaaatgaaaatttaaaatgGAAAGGTGGATTCATGTCAGAATTAAACACCATCTGCCTTTAAATGTCATGCAGGCGCAGCTGTTGCTTTCCAATGTGCAGTGCTCCAAACCATGGTAAATCAGTGTAACAGAATATTTACTCTTAATTTAGCACGTTTTTCATGTATTATTGTTTAAATGCAGTCTCTTGCGTTTCACCGTTTtggatgcatttaaaaaaagaagtcgaaactatataaaaacactgtaatggggttttgcttttcattttggcactTATTCCGCATGTCACATATAGAAAAGTAAGGCCAtgtgtacactatatttcacacttttcactgttGATTGCATTTCAATTAGGCAAACTGGTGTAAATGACTGTACGGTGGAAAGAAGCATGGCTGTACCGTTATTACATTTCAAGGTGGATTGTATTCAGTGCCGAAATGTAttgagtattttatttttaatgcaaatctttaaaaaaaatcatgtaactGAGGCCAAGCAACGTGAGAACAATAAAGacaggttttgtttttcattgtggCATGTGTTCTGCATGTCACTTAAGGaaaatgaatgtcatgtttgcattgcatttcacatttttccacTGTAGTACAGGAGCAGAGCTAGAACTTTTAGTCTGGGGGGTGACGACGCCGACATGTCAGTCAAGCGAACCGAAACTAAATACCGGACGTTTCTGATATTCCGCCCGTACAAGTCTCACAAAATAATAtacgttaattaaattaattattttcaaaagctgagccgcatcagagggatcaaagagccgcgggttgccgaccccgtgatctgaccataggatcggacacttctcttgatctgacatgcgcaggtttcactgtaaccaacaccaaggccgagcctactagccattaagccagtcagaaacaggggggcgggacttgctttgaccaaacaaactgatagattcagtaggaaatcccgggaaatacacgtgcgaatttttttccactgtcaacTCGAAACGTATAAACGCAGGCATGGAACACAActatattaagcctatattaagCCTGTATTAAGgggaaaatggaactgaatagtaattttagggctgtagtattatttatgagtttgttgcactgtaactgtttcaaaatatttaaaataatg harbors:
- the ddx20 gene encoding probable ATP-dependent RNA helicase DDX20 isoform X2, whose protein sequence is MWDLIVQAKSGTGKTCVFATIALDSLVLENATTQVLVLAPTREIAVQIHAVVMAIGSAMEGLECHVFIGGRPVSQDKLHLKKCHIAIGSPGRIKQLIEMGLLLTTSIRLFVLDEADKLLEEGSFQDQINWIFSSLPVNKQMLALSATYPESLAQHLCRYMREPTFVRLNPTDPGLIGLKQYYKLVHSHALPHKVFEEKVQNLLELFSKIPFNQALVFSNLHTRAQHLADVLSSKGLPSVCISGSLSQEQRLEAMSKLKQYQCRVLISTDLTSRGIDAEKVNLVINLDVPQDWETYMHRIGRAGRFGTLGIAVTYCCHGEEENKMMAISQKCSLHLNQLPDPIPAGLMEEQCDWDITVQPPSKSDLSFSCEPKVDRKKRVTSEPAAVKTSKKAQHTLSTKDQSEHHSPANTQPPSSDRKKSKKSAVGAEVLAASPKAGAPDPNAAASSDLTREEMQDALPKIPPLPSFKPPAQRPMSFSEAVADFENFMTNGPGRSVEIIRLYGRRDEGTMTVNGQYKNHVAEAEPYPQDEKDGLLDGSTRPSQRPVGSPSQPVPSSSTSDRSSSSSESESEMETEQKTDASVSSSLSSAPQKQNSYRQPQLHSGPKHITEPSPSIASAAKQPVKSRPNPAKPQIKTHHPHYQSQALHHQRPKFEAEKKRAGKAAKPGVARYKKDKGREEEEEEYSEGEEEDEQDYWRAYYRAWEEYYSPAYYYHSPYNWLAAYRMNTVYMMEMMKR
- the ddx20 gene encoding probable ATP-dependent RNA helicase DDX20 isoform X1, which produces MAASARQAAHQIDTRPRTDDVLLSDGVEFSSLLLSKAVLEGLSSSGFQRPSPIQLKAIPLGRCGLDLIVQAKSGTGKTCVFATIALDSLVLENATTQVLVLAPTREIAVQIHAVVMAIGSAMEGLECHVFIGGRPVSQDKLHLKKCHIAIGSPGRIKQLIEMGLLLTTSIRLFVLDEADKLLEEGSFQDQINWIFSSLPVNKQMLALSATYPESLAQHLCRYMREPTFVRLNPTDPGLIGLKQYYKLVHSHALPHKVFEEKVQNLLELFSKIPFNQALVFSNLHTRAQHLADVLSSKGLPSVCISGSLSQEQRLEAMSKLKQYQCRVLISTDLTSRGIDAEKVNLVINLDVPQDWETYMHRIGRAGRFGTLGIAVTYCCHGEEENKMMAISQKCSLHLNQLPDPIPAGLMEEQCDWDITVQPPSKSDLSFSCEPKVDRKKRVTSEPAAVKTSKKAQHTLSTKDQSEHHSPANTQPPSSDRKKSKKSAVGAEVLAASPKAGAPDPNAAASSDLTREEMQDALPKIPPLPSFKPPAQRPMSFSEAVADFENFMTNGPGRSVEIIRLYGRRDEGTMTVNGQYKNHVAEAEPYPQDEKDGLLDGSTRPSQRPVGSPSQPVPSSSTSDRSSSSSESESEMETEQKTDASVSSSLSSAPQKQNSYRQPQLHSGPKHITEPSPSIASAAKQPVKSRPNPAKPQIKTHHPHYQSQALHHQRPKFEAEKKRAGKAAKPGVARYKKDKGREEEEEEYSEGEEEDEQDYWRAYYRAWEEYYSPAYYYHSPYNWLAAYRMNTVYMMEMMKR